The Megalops cyprinoides isolate fMegCyp1 chromosome 22, fMegCyp1.pri, whole genome shotgun sequence genome contains a region encoding:
- the LOC118770012 gene encoding guanylate-binding protein 1-like, whose protein sequence is MSGVLMDGPVCLIENTNEGALQVNQEALNILSSIKQPVVVVAIVGMYRTGKSYLMNRLAGKRTGFSLGSTIQSETKGIWMWCVPHPCRENHTLVLLDTEGLGDVEKGDKRNDTWIFALAILLSSTLVYNSMGTINNEALMSLHYVTELTEHIKVKSSGEKDEEPSSAYVHFFPSFVWTVRDFTLELELNGRTITADEYLENVLKMQAGKPSQTGLRDDPRDCICQFFPTRKCFVFDRPVAKSKLKIIDQLLDTDLDPDFIQQATDFCSYIISHSSEKVIAGGLAVTGSMLGNLALTYVDAIQSGRIPCLENAVLTLSQIKNSAAVEKSHALYRQLLGERVMLPTATEEELSSVHEGCLKEALQLFMNSSFKDENHVYQNKLMEHVKKDYERKCQEVSETRCTALLQQLWATLDLQSYMRPGGYADYRVQLHSIIQQYRDTPGKGTQAEHILEAFLQEKDDQGTSILTIDRNLTEQEDHLREERARAEIEKQKAEIARQEQEATAQRLAEMERVHQEEERLLREKMERDRIAAQEEHERQVQRNLEEALDILSSIKQPVVVVAIVGKYHTGKSYLMNRLAGKHTGDWENGENCMLLMFTNEAEKNAEKALSIILKSMGRLAKIAPAFGTLGPFIGFILDFIPDEAEDVKLMKQEFVKDESHIENSWAKFMESAVVAESQEEKMRLAERFTTFYDSTATEGSVASFYGYLTQDEPSLRINLLDILVEKFKGNITAVMQYSHHFTAVLLKGLQLNLYYYVLKG, encoded by the exons ATGTCTGGAGTTCTC ATGGATgggcctgtctgtctgattgaGAACACAAATGAAGGTGCGCTGCAGGTGAACCAGGAGGCCCTGAACATCTTGAGCTCCATCAAGCAgcctgtggtggtggtggccaTTGTGGGCATGTACCGCACGGGCAAGTCTTACCTGATGAACAGACTGGCTGGGAAGCGCACAG ggttCTCCCTGGGCTCCACCATCCAGTCTGAGACAAAGGGCATCTGGATGTGGTGTGTGCCTCACCCCTGCAGAGAAAACCACACACTGGTCCTGCTGGACACTGAGGGACTGGGAGATGTGGAGAAG GGAGATAAGAGGAATGACACCTGGATCTTTGCACTGGCCATCCTCCTGAGCAGCACCTTGGTCTACAACAGCATGGGCACCATCAACAATGAAGCACTGATGAGTCTGCA CTATGTGACGGAGCTAACAGAGCACATCAAGGTGAAGTCCAGCGGGGAGAAAGATGAAGAGCCGTCCTCTGCGTATGTGCACTTCTTCCCCTCCTTTGTGTGGACCGTGAGAGACTTCaccctggagctggagctgaacGGGAGGACCATCACAGCCGATGAGTACCTGGAGAACGTTCTCAAGATGCAAGCAG GTAAACCTTCACAGACGGGTCTCCGCGATGACCCCCGGGACTGCATCTGCCAGTTCTTCCCCACGCGGAAGTGCTTCGTGTTCGACCGGCCTGTCGCCAAGAGCAAACTGAAGATCATCGATCAGCTCCTTGACACAGATCTGGACCCCGACTTTATCCAGCAGGCGACGGACTTCTGCAGCTACATCATCAGCCACTCAAGTGAGAAGGTCATCGCAGGGGGGCTCGCTGTCACTGGAAGCA TGCTGGGCAACCTGGCGTTGACGTATGTGGATGCCATTCAGAGTGGGCGGATTCCATGCCTGGAGAACGCAGTGCTCACACTGTCTCAGATCAAGAACTCTGCTGCAGTTGAGAAGTCACATGCCCTCTACAGGCAGCTGCTGGGAGAGCGGGTGATGCTGCCCACTGCCACAGAGGAGGAGCTCTCCAGTGTTCATGAGGGCTGCCTGAAGGAGGCGCTGCAGCTGTTCATGAACAGTTCCTTCAAAGATGAGAACCATGTCTACCAGAATAAACTCATG GAGCATGTTAAAAAAGACTATGAAAGAAAGTGTCAAGAGGTGTCAGAGACGCGCTGTactgctctgctgcagcagctgtgggccACTCTGGATCTGCAGTCCTACATGAGACCAGGAGGATATGCTGACTACAGAGTCCAGCTGCACTCCATCATTCAGCAGTACAGAGACACACCTGGCAAAGGCACACAG GCCGAACATATCCTGGAGGCATTCCTTCAGGAGAAGGACGACCAAGGAACAAGCATTCTGACAATTGACAGAAATCTGACCGAGCAGGAGGATCATTTACGGG AGGAGAGAGCTCGGGCTGAAATTgagaagcagaaagcagagatAGCTCGGCAGGAACAGGAGGCCACAGCTCAAAGGCTGGCAGAGATGGAGCGCGTCCACCAAGAAGAGGAAAGGCTGCTGAGggagaaaatggagagagacCGGATAGCGGCCCAAGAGGAACATGAAAGACAAGTGCAGAGGAACCTGGAG GAGGCCCTGGACATCCTGAGCTCCATCAAGCAGCCCGTGGTGGTGGTGGCCATTGTGGGCAAATACCACACTGGCAAGTCTTACCTGATGAACAGACTGGCTGGGAAGCACACAGGTGACTGGGAAAATGGGGAAAACTGTATGCTTCTCATGTTTACAAATGAG GCAGAGAAGAATGCAGAGAAAGCCCTGTCAATCATCCTCAAAAGCATGGGCAGGCTGGCTAAAATCGCCCCCGCCTTCGGCACCTTGGGGCCCTTCATCGGTTTCATCTTAGACTTCATTCCTGATGAAGCAGAAGACGTGAAACTGATGAAGCAGGAGTTTGTGAAG GACGAGAGCCACATCGAGAACTCCTGGGCCAAGTTCATGGAGAGTGCTGTGGTGGCCGAGTCACAGGAGGAGAAGATGAGGCTGGCAGAAAGGTTCACCACCTTCTATGACAGCACAGCGACAGAGGGCAGTGTGGCTAGCTTTTATGGCTACCTGACACAGGACGAACCCTCCCTCAGGATAAACCTCCTGGACATCCTGGTGGAGAAGTTCAAGGGCAACATCACAGCTGTGATGCAATACAGCCACCACTTCACAGCAGTGTTGTTGAAAGGCCTGCAGCTGAATCTGTATTACTATGTGCTGAAAGGCTAA